The following are encoded in a window of Primulina eburnea isolate SZY01 chromosome 4, ASM2296580v1, whole genome shotgun sequence genomic DNA:
- the LOC140830069 gene encoding uncharacterized protein: MKGYLFTWEKGRGEPHFVEEKLDRALASTSWNERFPDALVLTMVATCSDHLPLILVNEAQATKISRIAFRFENRWKEDEGFGKLVNDQWEITDSTATIAEILRSLSTELTRWCRKHPKIDRKNIEELKNTIEECDLTQTRNQR, encoded by the coding sequence ATGAAAGGATACTTATTCACATGGGAAAAAGGTAGAGGTGAACCACACTTTGTGGAGGAAAAACTTGATCGTGCCCTTGCCTCCACATCATGGAATGAGCGATTCCCAGATGCATTAGTTCTGACCATGGTTGCTACGTGCTCAGACCACTTACCTTTAATTCTTGTAAATGAAGCTCAAGCAACAAAAATCAGTAGAATAGCTTTCCGATTTGAGAATAGATGGAAGGAAGACGAAGGCTTCGGTAAACTTGTAAATGATCAGTGGGAGATTACTGATAGCACTGCAACAATAGCGGAAATACTCAGATCCCTTTCCACGGAATTAACGAGATGGTGTAGGAAACACCCAAAAATAGATCGGAAAAACATTGAGGAACTGAAAAATACGATTGAAGAATGCGATTTAACACAAACCAGGAATCAGCGGTAA